A stretch of the Capsicum annuum cultivar UCD-10X-F1 chromosome 10, UCD10Xv1.1, whole genome shotgun sequence genome encodes the following:
- the LOC107844872 gene encoding transcription factor MYB41-like, with product MGRTPCCDKNGLKKGPWTPDEDQKLIQYIQVHGPGNWRNLPKNAGLQRCGKSCRLRWTNYLRPDIRRGRFSFEEEETIIQLHSVLGNKWSAIAERLPGRTDNEIKNYWNTHIRKRLLRMGIDPVTHSPRLDFLDFSLLFNSTQLNLSSLLGLQALVNPEIFKLANSILLSQTHENQELSLQNQNSQGPELLLQKLQQNQLLHNQSSIFQHNDQLHNQISKIPNYTPQNVSSSSSQSIQGNMGSYLMNGQAFHENVISLQNYSYSASEVSENSTIQSLNNNNNNNNQNSQNFNFDTPLSGTEEEKESYCSNFNSFMKFEIPESLDFDDLL from the exons ATGGGAAGAACACCATGTTGTGATAAAAATGGACTAAAGAAAGGTCCATGGACTCCAGATGAAGATCAAAAACTCATTCAATACATTCAAGTTCATGGCCCTGGAAATTGGAGAAATCTTCCCAAAAATGCTg GACTTCAAAGGTGTGGCAAGAGTTGTCGTCTTAGGTGGACAAATTATTTGAGGCCAGATATTAGAAGAGGAAGATTCtcttttgaagaagaagaaactatTATCcaacttcatagtgttcttggcAACAA GTGGTCAGCTATAGCAGAACGTTTACCAGGAAGAACGGACAACGAAATCAAGAATTATTGGAACACACATATAAGAAAAAGACTGTTGAGAATGGGCATTGATCCGGTGACTCATAGCCCTCGTCTTGATTTCTTAGACTTTTCATTACTTTTCAACTCGACTCAGCTTAATCTTTCAAGCTTGTTGGGACTACAAGCACTCGTAAACCCTGAAATCTTCAAACTTGCAAATTCCATATTACTTTCCCAAACTCATGAAAATCAAGAACTATCATTACAAAATCAAAACTCTCAAGGGCCTGAACTCTTGCtacaaaaacttcaacaaaatcAATTATTGCATAATCAGTCCTCTATTTTCCAACATAATGATCAATTGCACAaccaaatttcaaaaataccaaattacaCCCCACAAAAtgtttcatcttcatcttcccaGTCCATACAAGGTAACATGGGGTCTTATTTGATGAATGGCCAAGCATTCCATGAAAATGTGATATCTCTTCAAAACTATAGTTATTCTGCGTCTGAAGTATCTGAGAACTCAACGATTCAATCcttaaacaacaataacaacaacaacaatcagaATAGTCAGAATTTCAATTTTGATACACCTTTGTCAGGCacggaagaagagaaagaaagttATTGCAGTAACTTCAATAGTTTCATGAAGTTTGAAATTCCAGAGAGTTTAGATTTTGATGATTTGTTGTAA